GCGAAGATCTGACGGGCCGGCATTTCGCCGTGTGGGGCCTGGCCTTCAAGCCGAATACGGACGACATGCGCGAAGCATCGGCCCGCGTGCTGCTGGCCGACTTGCTGGGACGCGGCGCCACGGTGGCCGTGTACGACCCCGTCGCCATGGCCGAGGCGCGCCGCGTGCTGCAACTGGACTTGACGCCGGCGCAATTGGCGAAGGTGCGCTTTGCCGACAGCCCGAAGGATGCGCTGCAGGACGCCGATGCGCTGGTCATCGTGACCGAGTGGAAAGCCTTCCGCAGCCCCGACTTCGAGCAGGTCAAGGCGCGCCTGAAGCAGGCAGTGATCTTTGACGGACGCAATCTGTTCGAGCCGGCCGTCATGGCCGAGAACGGCATCGAATACCACGGGATCGGTCGCTCGATCCTGACGCGCGCATGAGCGCCCAGGAGGTAGTCGCCTTGACGGCGCCGGCCGCGCTGGCCCAGGTACGCCTGCTGGTGGTGGGCGATGTGATGCTGGACCGCTACTGGTTCGGCGATGTCAGCCGTATTTCGCCGGAAGCGCCCGTGCCCATCGTGCGCATCGAGAAGCGCGAAGAGCGCCTAGGCGGCGCGGCCAACGTGGCGCGCAACGCGGCCGCGCTGGGAGCGAAGACGAGCTTGCTGGGCGTGGTCGGCGACGACGAGGCGGGCAGCCAGGTCGAACGCCTGCTCGAAGGCGGCGGCATCCACAGCTATCTGCAGCGCGATGCGGCCATTTCCACCATCATCAAGCTGCGCGTGATCGGCCGCCAGCAGCAGATGCTGCGCATCGACTTCGAGGATGCACCGAGTGATACGGTGCTGCGCGACAAGCTCAAGCAATTCAATGCCCTCTTGCCGCACTACGACGTGGTGATCCTGTCGGACTACGCCAAGGGCAGCCTGGTGAACGTGGCCGAGATGATCAAGGCGGCACGGGCGGCCGGAAAAATCGTCATGGTCGACCCGAAAGGCGATGATTTCAGCCGCTATACGGGAGCGTCAGTGCTCACTCCGAACAAGTCGGAACTGCGCCGCGTGATCGGCAACTGGAGCACGGAAGAGCAGCTCACGGAACGCGCGCAGCAGATGCGCGCGCAGCTGGGCCTGGACGCCTTGCTGCTGACCCGTTCCGAAGAAGGCATGAGCTTGTACACGGCCGACGAGGTGCTGCACATGCCCACCGATGCGCGCGAAGTGTTCGACGTCTCGGGCGCCGGCGACACGGTGATCGCCACCATGGCGGCCATGCTGGGCGCCGGCATGGGCCTGGGCGACGCCGTGCGCACGGCCAACCGGGCCGGCGGCATCGTCGTCGGCAAGCTGGGCACGGCCACCGTCACCCGCGACGAGCTGTTCTCCCAATAACCATGCTGTACCACCTGCGCCGGAGCGTTTGATCTGGCGCAGGTTTTCCCATCCTTCCGCCGTCCCGTCTTGTCAACCGTATCACGTCCCAGCCGTTAAAGCCGTTAAGGCGCTGCTCTTCCCTTGCGTTCGAGTCATCTTGAAACCACACCACGGAGAGATACCCATGTTCAAAAAAATACTGCTGGCCATCGCCACCTTGATCGCGACGATGGGCTTTGCCTTTGCCCAGGTCGATGTCAACAAGGCGGACCAGGCGGCACTCGACAGCGTCAAGGGCATCGGCCCCGTCACGTCGAAAGCCATCATCGACGAGCGTGCCAAGGGCGGCGCCTTCAAGGATTGGGCCGATTTTGAAAGCCGCGTGAAGGGCATCGGTCCGAAAAGTTCCGTGAAGTTGTCGGAAGCGGGCTTGCAAGTGAATGGCCAGGCCAAGTCCGGCGCGCCGGCGGCACCCGCTCCGGCGGCGAAAGCTGCCCCGGCAAAAAAGGAAGCTGCTGTGAAGGAAGTTGCAGCGAAAGAAGCCGCACCGAAGCCAGCTGCTGCGACCGACACCGCTGCGGCGCCAGCCAAGACAGCCGCTGAAGCGAAAAAAGAAGCTGCTGCCGCGAAGAAAGAAGCCAAGGCTGCCGCCGCTGCCGCCAAGAAAGAAGCTGCCGCCGCGCCTGCCGCTGCAGCGGCCGATGCCGCTCCCGTGAAAACGACTGCCGAAGCGAAGAAGGAAGCTGCCGCTGCCAAGAAAGAAGCGAAGGCTGCTGCCGCTGCCGCGAAGAAAGAAGCGAAACTGGCTGCCGCCGAGGCGAAGAAAGCGGAAGCCGAGAAAAAATAAGCGTTTTGTCGTAAAGCGTGTTGCGTGGTGGTGCCGCGCAGCACGAGAAGAAAACCCCGCATGGTACCGGCCGCGCGGGGTTTTTTTTATGCACCTACAGCTGCGATTCGATCGGCAGCCAGCGCATCACGGACACCAGCAGGCGGCGCCAGAAGCCGGACTCCGGATCGTGCGTCCACACTTTGGCGGGCTGCTCGGTGGCGTCGGACCAGCGCAGGGCGCCGTTGTCGAGGAACAATCGATAGCTGGTGTCGCTCGCCGTCGAATGCAGGAACAGCGCGCGCATGTCGGCCGCCAGCGCGGCATCGTCGAACAGCACGCCCATTTCCGTATTCAGCTGGGCCGAGCGGGGATCGAGGTTGAAGGAACCGACGAAGCCCCGCTGGCCGTCGACCACCACGGCCTTGGTATGCAGGCTGGCGCGGCTCGACCCCATCAGACTGATGCGCTTGCGGTGCTGGGTCTTCAATTCAAACAGGGCGACGCCGCCATCGAGCAGCGCCTGGCGGTAGCGCGCATAGCCCGCATGCACGAGGGCCACATCGGTGGCGGCCAGCGAGTTGGTCAGCACCTGGACCTGGACGCCGGCCGCCACCTTGTCGGCCAGCATCGTGCTCAACGCCGCGCCGGGCACGAAGTAGGGCGAGGTCAGCAGCGCTTCCTCGCGCGCGTCCGTCAGCAGCGGCAGCAGGCTGTGCATGAGCCAGTGCTCGCTGCGCTGCAAACTGGCCACGGGCGCGGCTTTTTCCGGCGGGTCCGACAGCACCTGCACTTGCCCGCTCCAGTGCAGGCGCAGCCGGCCATCGAGGTGGGCCTGCAGCTGGCCCGCATCGGTCAGCTGCTGGAGGTAGGGGGAAGCGCCCACTTCGCCCGTGAGCGTATCGAGGCGCGCACGCACAGCCTGCAGTTCCGGCGCGCCCGCGTCCTTGCCGGCGTGCAAGGCGCGTATGGGGAGGACGGCGCGGCTGTTCCAGAAGCGGTCGAAGATGTCGCTCGTCTGCTGCACGGCGGGTCCCACCAGCAGCAAGTCGGCATCCTGGAAATTGACTTGCTCGGCGGCATCAAAATATTCATCGCCGATATTGCGCCCGCCGACGAGGGCCACCCTGCCGTCGACGATCCAGGCCTTGTTGTGCATGCGCCGGTTCAGGCTGACGGCGCGCAAGGCCATTTCCACGGCGCGCCACCAGATGCCGTCGCGGTTGCGGCTTGGATTGAAGATGCGCACGTCGATCAGCGGATGGCTGTCGAGCGCGAGGATGGCGGCGTCCTGGCCCCGTGCGTTGATATCGTCGAGCAGCACGCGCACGCGTACGCCGCGGTCGGCCGCGCGCAGCAGTTCGCGCACCAGCAGGCGTCCCGTGACGTCGTTATGCCAGATGTAGTATTGCAGGTCGATGCTGCGGCCCGCTTCGCGCGCGCTCAGGGCGCGCAGGGCAAACGCTTCCAGGTTGTCGTCGATCAGGGCCGTGCCGCTGTGGCCCGGCCGTTGCGCCAGCTGCGGCGCCAGCACGCGGTCGAGCAGGGTGGCATCCGTCGCCACGGGCAAGGCCGTTCCCGGCGCGCCCAGCGAACGTTCGGCGAAGCGCCCGTAGCTGTACAGGGCAGCGATGCTGAGCACGGCAAACAAGGTGGCCAGCAGCAGCAATTTGACGAGCATGCGGCGCACCGTCAGCGGACCGCGCGCATGCTGCGGCGTGCGGGATGGAGGGCGGTCTGGCGCATGCGTGCCTTTCGTGAACGGGGGAGTGGCCGATTGTAGCAGTTTCTACAATGCACGATTTTCGACCTGGAACATCCTTGCCTGCCGTCAAAAATGCGAGAATGGCCAGCTCAATCAATCATCGGGAGACGGCGGCATGGCAGGGATTGTGACGGCAATGACGGCAATGACGGCAGCCATGCTGTCGGCGAGTGTGGCGGCTGCGCCGGGCGCCGAACCGGCGCAGCAGCAGATACGGCAAGTGGTGGCCGACATCTCGCCGCAGCGCATCGAGGCGCATGTGCGCAAGCTGGTCAGTTTCGGGACGCGCCACACCATGTCCGATACCGTGTCCGACACGCGCGGCATCGGCGCGGCCCGGCGCTGGATCAAGGCCGAGCTGGAGCGCTGCGGCGCGCAGGCGGGCGGACGACTGCAGGTGGCGTTCGACAGCCATGTGGCGCCCGTGTCGAAACGCATTGCGCGGCCGACGGAAATCGTCAACGTGGTGGCGACCTTGCCGGGCAGCCAGCCGCAGTCGGCCGGGCGCATCTATGTCGTCAGCGGCCATTATGACTCGCGCGCCACCGACGTGATGGATGCGCAGGGCGACGCGCCCGGCGCCAACGATGACGCCTCGGGCACGGCGGCCGTCATTGAAATGGCTTGCGCGATGGCGCGCTACCAGTTCGACGCCACGCTCGTCTTCATGGCCGTGGCGGCCGAGGAACAGGGTTTGTTGGGTTCCGGCCATTGGGCGCAGCAGGCAAAGTTGAATAAACTCAACATCGCCGGCATGCTCAATAACGACATCATCGGCAGTTCGCGCGCGGAAGGCGGCACCGTCGATGGCGGCCAGGTGCGCCTGTTTGCCGAGGGTATCCCGGCCGTCAAGGAGATGAGCGACGGTGTGCGCGGCCTCGTGGCGACGGGCGGCGAAAACGATTCGCTCTCGCGCCAGCTGGCGCGCCATGTAAAACAGGTGGGCGAGCGCTACGTTCCCGGTTTCAAGGTCAACGTCATCCAGCGCGCCGACCGTTACCTGCGCGGCGGCGACCATATGCCGTTTCTGGCACAAGGCTACGCGGCGCTGCGTTTCACGGAACCGCACGAGGATTTTGCGCATCAGCACCAGGATGTGCGCGTGGAAAATGGCGTGCAGTACGGCGACTTGCCGCAATTCGTCGACTATGACTACGTGGCGAAAGTGGCGCGCGTAAATGCGGCGGCGCTCGCTTCGCTGGCCCTGGCGCCGGCCGCGCCCGCCGGCGTGCAGGTGCGCACGGCCCAGCTGGAAAACGCCACTGCACTGGTCTGGCAGCCGAACACGGAACCGGACCTGGCCGGTTACCGCATCGTCTGGCGCGCCACGACGGCCGACCAGTGGCAGGGCGCGCAGGATGTGGGCAATGTCACCGAGGCCAAGGTCAAGCTATCGAAAGACAGCTATTTCTTTGGCGTCCAGGCCATCGACCGCGACGGCAATGTCAGCGTGGCCACGTATCCCATGCCCTTGCGCTAGGCGCTGTTGACAGGCAAGCGGGCAAGGAAACCGTGAATCTGGGAAACGACGGCCGCGCCTTCGCCCACGGCGGCGGCGACGCGCTTGGTGGAACCGGCGCGCACGTCGCCGATGGCGAACACGCCCGGCACGCTCGTTTCCAGCGCGGCCCGTTCCGGCAAGTCCGGAGGCGGGTAGGCTAAATGCGCGCCGTGGCCATGGGCGCGGCATTCGGCGCGCGTGACGTCGAAGCCCGTGCGGATAAAACCCTGCTCGTCGACGGCCACGGCGCAGTCGTGCAGCCAGTCCGTGTTCGGATCGGCGCCGACAAACAGGAATACGCGGCGCACGGCGCAATCGCACTCCTTGCCCGTCTGGTTGTTGCGCCAGCGCACCTCCGTCAAGCCGTCGTCGTCGCCTTCGAGGGCGATGATTTCCGTGTGCGTGTGCAAGGTGATATTGGGCGTGGCGGCGATGCGCTCGATCAAATAGCTCGACATGCTGGCCGCCAGTCCCTCGCCGCGGATCACCATGTGGACCTTTGCGGCGTGGCTTGAGAGAAACACGGCGGCCTGGCCGGCCGAGTTGCCGCCGCCCACCAGGATGATTTCTTCCTGCCGGCACAGCTTGGCTTCGATGGGCGAGGCCCAGTAATACACGCCCCGTCCCTCATACGTTTTCAGGTTGGCCAGCGAGGGGCGGCGGTAGCGCGCGCCGCACGACAGCACCACCGTGCGGGCGCGCACCTGCGTGCCGTCGCACAGCTTGACGCGCAGCGGCCAGCTGTCGCACAGCAAGTTGGCGGCGCTGGCCGGGGTGGCGATCTCGACGCCGAACTTTTGCGCCTGCACGTAGGCGCGTCCTGCCAGTGCGCGGCCAGAAATTCCGGTGGGAAAGCCCAAATAATTTTCGATGCGCGCGCTGGCGCCCGCCTGGCCGCCGTACGCGCGCTGCTCGAGCGCCAGCACCGATAGCCCTTCCGAGGCCGCATACACGGCCGTGGCCAGGCCGGCGGGACCGGCGCCCACCACCAGCACGTCGAAGATCTTGTCGCCGGACAAATCGGGCAGCATGCCCAGGCAGCGTCCCAGTTCCGCATTGCCGGGATTTTTCATGATCTTGCCGTCTGGACAGACCACCAGCGGCCAATCCTGCGGCGTGGGCTGGTAGCGCCCGGCCAGCGCGGCGGCGGACGTATCGGTGGCCGGATCGAGCACCGTGTGCGGATGGCCATTGCTCGATAAAAAGCTTTGCAGGTGGAACAGATTGCCATTGCCGCGCGGGCCCACCAGCACGGGGCCGCCCGAATTCGATTCGATCAGCGCCACGCGGCGCAGGATCAGGGCGCGCACGATGCGTTCGCCCATCTCGGCCTCGGCCACGATCAGCGCGCGCAAGGATTCCGAACTGATGTCGAGCAATTCCACCTCGCCCACGGCGCTGCCATTGACGAGGGTAGGGCGGCCGGACAATTGCGCCACCTCGGCAATGAAGTGGCCGACGCCCACTTCGCGCAGCACGGACGCCTGCCCCAGCACTTCGTGGCGCGTGATGCTGACCCGCCCGGACAGTATCACCAGCATGCCGAAGCTGCTGCTGCCCGCTTCGAACAGCGTTTCGCCGTCGGCAAAGCGCCGCCGCGTGCCGTAGCGCTGCAAGCGCTGCAGTTCGAGCGCATTGAAGACGGGCGAGATCTGGTGGCTGCGGCCCTGCAAGTCGAGCGTGGCGAACTGGACGGGATCGTCCTGCGTCGTTTCGGGAATGAATTCGGGTGTGCTGCTGGCCATGGCGGGTCCGTTCGGAGGCTGAATAAGCAAATAACAAAAATAACTAACAGTGACGAGTCTAGCGCATGCGGCGCGCGCCTGCCGCAATACCCCTTGCGCACGCCCGGAAATGGCGGGGCGGCAGGCGCCATGCGGCGCGTCGCGGCGCAGCCGCATGCATACGCGGGCCCGGAAGCGGCCGCCGATCAGCGATACGCCGTCCAGCATCTCATATTAGAATGGGTCTTTGTTGAATCTACTCAAACAGACACGATGGCTTACAAGACACTTGAAGATACGATAGGCAATACCCCGCTGGTGCAACTGACGCGCTTGCCGGGTGCCGATGCGCTTGCGCGCAACAACGTCATCCTGGGCAAGCTGGAAGGCAACAATCCGGCCGGCTCCGTGAAGGACCGCGCGGCCATGTCCATGCTCAAGCGCGCTGAAGAGCGCGGCGTCATCAAGCCGGGCGATACCCTGATCGAGGCGACCAGCGGCAATACGGGCATCGCGCTGGCCATGGCCGCCGCTTTGCGCGGTTACAAGATGCTGTTGCTGATGCCCGACAACCTGAGCGTGGAGCGCCGCCAGAGCATGGCCGCCTACGGCGCCGACATTTTATTGACGCCGAAGACGGGCGGCATGGAGTATGCGCGCGACCTGGCCGAGCAGATGCAGAAGGATGGCCGCGGCGTCATCCTCGACCAGTTCGCCAACGAAGACAATTCGCGCGCCCACTATGAAAGCACGGGGCCGGAAATCTGGCGCGATACCAATGGCCAGGTCACGCACTTCGTCAGCGCCATGGGCACGACGGGCACCATCATGGGCGTGTCGCGCTATTTGAAGGAGCAAAATCCCGCCATCCAGATCATCGGCGCCCAGCCCGAGGAAGGCTCGCAGATTCCCGGCATCCGCAAATGGCCGGAAGCGTACTTGCCGAAAATCTACGACAAGTCGCGCGTGGACCAGGTGGAGTACGTGAGCCAGGGCGTGGCCGAGCGCATGGCGCGCAGCCTGGCGGCGGAAGAGGGCTTGTTTTGCGGCATCTCGGCAGCCGGTGCGTGCGAAATCGCGCTGCGCATCTCGCAAACGGTGGAAAACGCGACCATCGTGTTCGTCGTCTGCGACCGTGGCGACAGATATCTGTCCACAGGTGTTTTCCCTGCGTAACGGGGAAGGATGTGAAGTGAGGTCGGCCAGAACGGCCTGAGAACTGCTGGAAATACCCCCTCCCCATGGCGGGGAGGGAAAACCTGCGAACTGGCAGGATCAGCCTTGTGGCGTTTCGCCTTCTTTTGGCTTGAATTGCTTGTCGCTGATGCGGAATTTGTTACGACGGTCACCCATCAGGTAACGCAGGTCGCGGATGCTCAGGTCGCTGACTTCGTGCATGCGGATCAGCAGCGATGCGCCGACCGGCAGGCGGTGGTGGCGAATTTTACTGATGACCGGTGGCGCCACTTCCAGCGCGCGGGACAAGGCTGCGTCGTTTTTCAGGCGCAGGTTTTCGATCAGGGTATCGAGCAGTCTGTTTGGGTTGTACTGAAGCAGATCGTCGGAGTCCGAATCGCTGTTCATATCAATGCCGACTTGGTTTGTCATGATGTTATTGTTCCTTCTGTAGTTGCACTGCAAAGTAAAAAACACTCGGAGCTCGCTCTTGCTGCGTTCATGTTCATTCTTTACTAAAAGGAACGAATTCACACACGGTACGATCCGGGATACAGTTTTTCATGATATATACACAATTGTACAACAGGATTCAATTTCAGGCGGGAAAGCCCGCTAATCTTGCTTTGTACAGAACCGGTGTTGTCTAGCTGCAACACCTATTTATTCTTTATTATGCTCTATGATAGAGCAAAAATTGTACTTTGACAAAAGTTAAGTATAAAACCACTACTGCATCCCGTGCCGCACAAAGGCTGGCGAGCGAGGCTGGCACATGTTATCGGCCCCACCATAGACCTGTTTGCCGGTCGCTTCAACATCGCTTACGCTTTCTTACAAGTAATATTATAACTTTACACTGACTTTCGGTTAGCGTGCGCGCACTTGACTGATGGCCTTGCCCAGGTCAATCACTGACATGGCATAAAAATAACTTCTGTTGTACTGAGTTATAGCAAAGAAGTTATTGGTTGCCAAGTGATACTCAGTTGCTTCTGAACCATTTTGTAAATCGATCAAGCCAAACAACATGTTCTGGGGCGTGGCCACGACGGTACTCACGCCGGCTTCCTGCAATTCTCCCAGCCGGTATTTGGCTTGCAAGCCCTGGCCGACGAACTTTTCCCACGTGCGGCTGGCCGACACGGTGACGGGATACGTACTGATGGCCGGGTCGTCGCGCCGCCAGCCATGTTCGACGAGGAAATGCGCGACGCTGCCGATGGCGTCGGCCGTGGAATTACGCAGGTCGATATGGCCATCGCCATCGAAGTCCACCGCATATTTCATGATGCTGCTGGGCATGAATTGAGGCAGGCCGATGGCGCCCGCATACGAGCCGAGCAGGGTCAAGGGATCGATGCCATCCTTGCGCGCGTACAACAGCGCGTTTTCCAGTTCTCCCTTGAAAAATTCCATGCGCGCGGCGCGGGTCGGGCTGTCCGGATAGGAAAACGCCAGGGTCGTCAGCGCGTCGAGCACGCGGAAACGGCCCGTATTGCGTCCGTACACGGTTTCCACGCCGATGATGCCGACGATGATCTCGGCCGGCACGCCATATTCGCGCTCGGCGCGCGCCAGCGCTTCCGCATTCTCTTCCCAGAATTTCACGCCCGCATTGATGCGCACCGGCTCGATGAA
This window of the Janthinobacterium agaricidamnosum genome carries:
- a CDS encoding FAD-dependent oxidoreductase, translated to MASSTPEFIPETTQDDPVQFATLDLQGRSHQISPVFNALELQRLQRYGTRRRFADGETLFEAGSSSFGMLVILSGRVSITRHEVLGQASVLREVGVGHFIAEVAQLSGRPTLVNGSAVGEVELLDISSESLRALIVAEAEMGERIVRALILRRVALIESNSGGPVLVGPRGNGNLFHLQSFLSSNGHPHTVLDPATDTSAAALAGRYQPTPQDWPLVVCPDGKIMKNPGNAELGRCLGMLPDLSGDKIFDVLVVGAGPAGLATAVYAASEGLSVLALEQRAYGGQAGASARIENYLGFPTGISGRALAGRAYVQAQKFGVEIATPASAANLLCDSWPLRVKLCDGTQVRARTVVLSCGARYRRPSLANLKTYEGRGVYYWASPIEAKLCRQEEIILVGGGNSAGQAAVFLSSHAAKVHMVIRGEGLAASMSSYLIERIAATPNITLHTHTEIIALEGDDDGLTEVRWRNNQTGKECDCAVRRVFLFVGADPNTDWLHDCAVAVDEQGFIRTGFDVTRAECRAHGHGAHLAYPPPDLPERAALETSVPGVFAIGDVRAGSTKRVAAAVGEGAAVVSQIHGFLARLPVNSA
- a CDS encoding ComEA family DNA-binding protein — translated: MFKKILLAIATLIATMGFAFAQVDVNKADQAALDSVKGIGPVTSKAIIDERAKGGAFKDWADFESRVKGIGPKSSVKLSEAGLQVNGQAKSGAPAAPAPAAKAAPAKKEAAVKEVAAKEAAPKPAAATDTAAAPAKTAAEAKKEAAAAKKEAKAAAAAAKKEAAAAPAAAAADAAPVKTTAEAKKEAAAAKKEAKAAAAAAKKEAKLAAAEAKKAEAEKK
- the cysM gene encoding cysteine synthase CysM → MAYKTLEDTIGNTPLVQLTRLPGADALARNNVILGKLEGNNPAGSVKDRAAMSMLKRAEERGVIKPGDTLIEATSGNTGIALAMAAALRGYKMLLLMPDNLSVERRQSMAAYGADILLTPKTGGMEYARDLAEQMQKDGRGVILDQFANEDNSRAHYESTGPEIWRDTNGQVTHFVSAMGTTGTIMGVSRYLKEQNPAIQIIGAQPEEGSQIPGIRKWPEAYLPKIYDKSRVDQVEYVSQGVAERMARSLAAEEGLFCGISAAGACEIALRISQTVENATIVFVVCDRGDRYLSTGVFPA
- a CDS encoding M20/M25/M40 family metallo-hydrolase; amino-acid sequence: MAGIVTAMTAMTAAMLSASVAAAPGAEPAQQQIRQVVADISPQRIEAHVRKLVSFGTRHTMSDTVSDTRGIGAARRWIKAELERCGAQAGGRLQVAFDSHVAPVSKRIARPTEIVNVVATLPGSQPQSAGRIYVVSGHYDSRATDVMDAQGDAPGANDDASGTAAVIEMACAMARYQFDATLVFMAVAAEEQGLLGSGHWAQQAKLNKLNIAGMLNNDIIGSSRAEGGTVDGGQVRLFAEGIPAVKEMSDGVRGLVATGGENDSLSRQLARHVKQVGERYVPGFKVNVIQRADRYLRGGDHMPFLAQGYAALRFTEPHEDFAHQHQDVRVENGVQYGDLPQFVDYDYVAKVARVNAAALASLALAPAAPAGVQVRTAQLENATALVWQPNTEPDLAGYRIVWRATTADQWQGAQDVGNVTEAKVKLSKDSYFFGVQAIDRDGNVSVATYPMPLR
- a CDS encoding phospholipase D family protein, with amino-acid sequence MLVKLLLLATLFAVLSIAALYSYGRFAERSLGAPGTALPVATDATLLDRVLAPQLAQRPGHSGTALIDDNLEAFALRALSAREAGRSIDLQYYIWHNDVTGRLLVRELLRAADRGVRVRVLLDDINARGQDAAILALDSHPLIDVRIFNPSRNRDGIWWRAVEMALRAVSLNRRMHNKAWIVDGRVALVGGRNIGDEYFDAAEQVNFQDADLLLVGPAVQQTSDIFDRFWNSRAVLPIRALHAGKDAGAPELQAVRARLDTLTGEVGASPYLQQLTDAGQLQAHLDGRLRLHWSGQVQVLSDPPEKAAPVASLQRSEHWLMHSLLPLLTDAREEALLTSPYFVPGAALSTMLADKVAAGVQVQVLTNSLAATDVALVHAGYARYRQALLDGGVALFELKTQHRKRISLMGSSRASLHTKAVVVDGQRGFVGSFNLDPRSAQLNTEMGVLFDDAALAADMRALFLHSTASDTSYRLFLDNGALRWSDATEQPAKVWTHDPESGFWRRLLVSVMRWLPIESQL
- the rfaE1 gene encoding D-glycero-beta-D-manno-heptose-7-phosphate kinase → MSAQEVVALTAPAALAQVRLLVVGDVMLDRYWFGDVSRISPEAPVPIVRIEKREERLGGAANVARNAAALGAKTSLLGVVGDDEAGSQVERLLEGGGIHSYLQRDAAISTIIKLRVIGRQQQMLRIDFEDAPSDTVLRDKLKQFNALLPHYDVVILSDYAKGSLVNVAEMIKAARAAGKIVMVDPKGDDFSRYTGASVLTPNKSELRRVIGNWSTEEQLTERAQQMRAQLGLDALLLTRSEEGMSLYTADEVLHMPTDAREVFDVSGAGDTVIATMAAMLGAGMGLGDAVRTANRAGGIVVGKLGTATVTRDELFSQ
- the mltB gene encoding lytic murein transglycosylase B; this translates as MPMRRSLLPIKTSALSLLLSLPLCLTTAHAGENSHISAADRARAVRAAKAPPAKATAKKAPAKFDFEGEFVDYANWKEVRAFLDDMSAKHGFDRAGLDTLIGKVRYVESTVQLMKPAPPGKPKNWQAYSARFIEPVRINAGVKFWEENAEALARAEREYGVPAEIIVGIIGVETVYGRNTGRFRVLDALTTLAFSYPDSPTRAARMEFFKGELENALLYARKDGIDPLTLLGSYAGAIGLPQFMPSSIMKYAVDFDGDGHIDLRNSTADAIGSVAHFLVEHGWRRDDPAISTYPVTVSASRTWEKFVGQGLQAKYRLGELQEAGVSTVVATPQNMLFGLIDLQNGSEATEYHLATNNFFAITQYNRSYFYAMSVIDLGKAISQVRAR